The sequence GAAGCAGCGGGCCGCGCCCTGGGTGAGGCTGACCAGACCGGAGGAGATGGCGGCCAACTGGTCGGCCCGGTCGCGCGGCAGGTCCCGTGACGACGCGAGGAGCAGGCCGTCCGCGGAGACAGCGACCGCGTGCGCGACACCGGGCACCCGGTCGGCGAAGTTGGCGAGGAGCCAACCGAGATCCTGCGTAGTTGTCATCCTTCTTGCTCCTTCTGCCCGCTACCGGCCGCCGGGCCGGAGCCAGACTGCGAGGATTGCTGCCCTCCCGGAGTCGCCTCCGAGCTGGTGGGGTTGCTGTCCGAGGGGTTGCTGCGCCCGCGCTGCACGCCGCGGTGGTAGGCCGACAGCAGACCGCGCACCGCCTCGGGCGTACGCCGCTGCACCGAGGTGGTCGGCTTCTCCACCGCGCCCGGGACGAGCTGGGCCATCGGCGTCCGCTTCGGCAGACCGGTCTCGGTGGTGGCCGCCACCGGCACATCGGAGGCCTTCACGGCGGCACGCCAGCCGTCGTCGGCCGCGGTCTGCCAGCCGGCCGACTGCGGGGCGGTGGGCCGGCGGTTGGGCAGAGCCTCGGCCTGACCCGGGCGGCCGCCGCCGTTGGTCGCCGAGCCGTTGTCGCGCGGCGTCCCTCCGGCCATCGGAGTGTTTGCCATCGGTGCGTTACCTGTCGTCCGTGGTGCGGTGTTCGGGACGGAGCGACCGGCGGCGTCGACGGCGGGCATCTGCTGGGTCGCGGTTCCGTTGGCCGCCGGCCTGGCGGCCGCGGCAGCCTCCTCCGGACCCGGCTTGCGGGAGGTACGGAACCAGGCCGACTCGAGCTCCCGGAAGATCGGCAGCTCCATCGTCTCGTCCGCGTACCGCTGCCGGTTCGCCGTCTCCTGCGGAGTCGGCGGCCGGTTCACCGGGGCCGGCTGCGCCGCGCGGACCTGCGGCGCGGCGGGCTGTGCGGTCGGCTGCCGCACGGCCGGCGGGGTGGCCGGCTGGGCGGTCTGCTGGGTCGGCTCGGGGCGCGCCACCCGGGGCAGCTCCGTGGTCATGTCCAGCGCCGCGGCGAGCCGCTCGGGCACCGGCGGGGCGGCCTGCTCCTGGTTCGGCACCGGCGGCCAGGCCGGCGGGGCGGCCGGGCTCGGCGGGCTCTGCCGGGGCGGCGCGGACGCCGGCTGGGCGGAGACCGGGGCGGCCGACACGGGCTGGCCCGAGTACGGCTGGGCGGAGACCGGGTGCCCCGAGTACGGCGAGGCCGGCGGAGCGGAGTACGGCGAGGCCGACACCGGCGGGCCCGAGTACGGCGAGGCCGAGACCGGGTAACCGGAGACCGGGTAACCGGAGACAGGGGCGCCGGAGACCGGCGGAAGCGGCGGCGCGGACACCGGCGGGACCGGCGGCGCGCTGTAGGGGCGGGCCTCCGGGCTGCTCGGCAGCTGCCGCGGGATCACCGGCTGCTGGCCGGTGACCGGGTCGATGTCGCCGGACCGCCGCTGCGGCAGCGGGTCGATCTGCTGGCCGTTGGTGGAGCGGGACGTGAAGCCGTCGTTGCCGTTGACCGCGCTGGCACCGGTCAGGTCCGACCAGGCCGGCATGGAGCGCCCCCCGCCGGCGTTGGCCGGCGAGCCGTTGTGCGGGGCCGGGTCGAACGCCCGACCGCCGAGGGTGACCTGGTTGCCGGACTCGCCGGTACGCGGCGTCGGCGCCGGGCCGTTGCCCAACGCGGGCAGCGCGCCGAAGGTCGGGGCCGCACCGAACTGCTGCGGGCCGGGCGTGGCCGCGGGCAGCGCCGGGGCGGGCATGCCGCGACCGGTGAGCGCCCGGGGGACCAGCACGGAGGTGGGCATGGTGACCTCGGCGACCGTGCCGCGGTCGGAGCCGGGACGCAGCTCGACCTTGACGCCGTGCCGTGAGCCCAGCCGGGCAACCACGACCAGGCCCATCATCCGGGAGACGGCGACGTCGACCTGGGGCGGCGTGGCGAGCCGCTCGTTGAGGTCGCCCAGCTGCTCCCGGCTGATGCCGATGCCGCGGTCCTCGACGTAGAGGGTGGCCCGGTCGCCGATGCGGCGCGCCTCGACCATGACCTGCGAGTCCGGCGGCGAGAACGCGGTCGCGTTGTCGAACAGCTCGGCGATGAGGTGCACCATGTCGTTGACCGCGTGGGCGGCCACCTCGATGTCCCGGTCGATGATCCCGAACTCGATCCGGGTGTAGTGCTCGACCTCGGACTGCGCGGCGCGCAGCACGTCGATCAGGGCGGCCGGCTCGCGCTGCACCCGGGTGGAGTCGGCACCGGCGAGGACCAGCAGGTTCTCGTCGTTGCGGCGCATCCGGGTGGCCAGGTGGTCGAGCTGGAACAGCTCGGCCAGGCGGTCCGGGTCCTCCTCGCCGCGCTCCAGCCGGTCGAGGTGACCGATCAGCCGGTCGACCAGGATCTGCGAACGGCGGGCGAGGTTGACGAACATCGTCGCGACGGAGGAGCGCAGCGCGGCCTGCTCGGCGGCGGTGCGGACCGCCTCCAGGTGGACCGCGTTGAACGCCTCGGTCACCTGGCCGAACTCGTCCTTGCTGCGCACCGGCAGCGGCTCGGCGATCTGGTTGGCCAGCTGCGCCGGGGAGAGCTGGCCGCTGACCTGCGGGTCGCGCAGCCGGGCCACCGCCTGCGGCAGGCCGTACTGGGCGATGGACAGGGCGCCCTGGCGCAGGTCGCGCAGGGAGCGGGCCATCGACCGGGCGACCAGGTACACGAAGAGGATCGCCAGCGACAGCATGCTCAGCAGCAGGCCGGTCTCCAGTAAGAGCTGGCGCTGCACGTCGGAGCGGAGCTCGTCGGCCTGCCGGACCACCCTGCCGTCGAGCTTGACCTCGACGGCACGGATCAGCGCGGCGTTGGCGACCATGGCCGCGTCCCACTGGTCCGTGCCGAACTCGACCCCGGCGATGCTCTCGCTGTCGCGGGACTTGAGAAAGCCGCTGTAGGCCTGCGCCTGACGCAGGTCGGAGCCGGCGACGGTCTGCTTGTACAGCGCGCGCTCGGACTGGTTGGCGACCGACTCGAAGGTCTGTCGCGCCAGCTCCTCGCCCTGCGTGTTGGCGATGAAGTCGTCGCGCAGCGGCGCGATGTACGCCTTCTGCAGGAGCACCCGATGCCCCGCCACGCGGCGCAGCGACAGGAACTCCTTTTCCCGCGCGACGGCCGCGGCGGCCCGCATCCGGTCGCTCAGGTCGTTGTCGCCGGCGAGCTGGGTGGTCGAGTCGCGGACGCTGATCAGCTGGTCGATCAGGCCCTGGTACGACCCGACCGCGTCGCTGAGCCGGAGCTTGCCGTTGTAGACCTGGCTCCGGGTGCCGGGCAGGTCGCTCAGATTCTGGTCGATCCGGTCCAGCAGCGTCTCGAGGCTGGCCGGGAGATCATCGATCTCCAGCCGCTGCTGCGAGTACGGCGCCTTGGCCTGGTCGACCCGCTGGTTGACCCGGTTGTACGCCTCCTGGTACTGGTCCCGGGGCTGGCCCTTGGGGGCTCCCAGCAGCAGCACGGCGGAGGTGCGCTCGTCCTGGAGGCTGTTGACCAGGTCACCCGAGTACTCGACCAGGTTGGCCAGGTCGCCCGCCCGGTTGGCATTGTTGAGCGTCTGCAGGTGGTCCACCAGACCACTGGTGCCCACGACGACCGTGGCGATGGTCGGCACGATCATGATGAGACCGAGCTTGGACCAGATCGGCATGTCGCGGAGCCGGCCGGCCGGCCGGCGTAGCCGCGACAGGAAGGAGCCCGCCGTCTTCGGCCGTTTGCTCACGTCACCGCCCTCGCGATTGCAGCGTCCCGCGTTGCCACGGGCAACGCCCAGCGACCGACCCGGCGGGTCGGACCCCCGAGATTCCATCACGCCGCCCCTGAAAGAGAAAGCCCAGGTTGGCGGTCGCCGAAGGTGTGATGAGATGTTGATGCAATTTGATAGCAATCCGTCTGGCCGGAGTTACCGAACGTAATGGAATATCGTCACCGCGTTGTCCTGCTGGCTGGCCCCTCCGGCTCCGGAAAGTCGTATATAGCCCATCGAACCGGACTTCCGGTGCTCTGCCTGGACGACTTCTACAAGGACGGCGATGACCCTACGTTGCCGCGCCAGAACGGACAGGTGGACTGGGACTCGCCCGACTCGTGGGATGCCGGGACGGCCGTGGAAACAATTGCCCGACTGGCCCAGGAGGGCAAGGCCGAAGTGCCGGTTTATGCGATCGGTGCCGACCGGCGGGTGTCCACCCGGCCGTTCGAGGTGGCCGGATCGCCACTTTTCGTCGCCGAAGGGATCTTCGCCGCCGAGATCGTCGAGGAGTGCCGCCGCCGGGGGCTGCTGGCCGGGGCGTACGCGCTGCGACGCCCGCGCGGCACGACCTTCGTCCGGCGGCTGACCCGCGACCTCGCCGAGCAGCGCAAGGCACCGAAGGTCCTGCTGCGGCGCGGAGTGGCGCTGCTGCGCGCCGAGCCGGCGGTGCTGCGCCGGCAGACCGGGCTGGGCGCCGAGGCCGCCCGCGCGCGCGACGTGCTGCGGCAGGTGGCCGGCCTGGTCGCCAGCCACCCGCACCACTGATCAGGCCAGCAGCTTCGCGTACGCCGGCTTGATCACCTCGTCGATGATCCGCAGCCGCTCGTCGAACGGGATGAAGGCGCTCTTCATGGCGTTGATGGTGAACCACTGGAGCTCCTTCCAGCCGTAGCCGAAGGCGTCCACCAGCAGCGCCATCTCCCGGGACATCGAGGTGCCGCTCATCAGCCGGTTGTCGGTGTTGACCGTGACCCGGAACCGCAGGTCGCGCAGCAGCCCGATCGGGTGGTCGGCGATCGACGCCGCGGCACCGGTCTGCACGTTCGACGACGGGCACAGCTCCAGCGGGATGCGCTTGTCCCGCACGTACGCGGCCAGCCGACCGAGCACCGGCGGCGGCCCGGAGGTGATGTCGTCGACGATCCGTACCCCGTGCCCGAGCCGGTCCGCGCCGCACCACTGGATGGCCTGCCAGATCGAGGGCAGCCCGAACGCCTCGCCGGCGTGGATGGTGAAGTGGAAGTTCTCCCGCTGCAGGTATTCGAAGGCGTCCAGGTGGCGGGTGGGCGGGAAACCCGCCTCGGCGCCGGCGATGTCGAAGCCGACCACCCCGGCGTCCCGGTGCCGCACCGCCAGCTCGGCGATCTCCTGGGAGCGCGCGGCGTGCCGCATCGCGGTCAGCAGGGTGCCGATCCGGATCGGCGTGCCGGCCGCGGCGGCCTGCTCGCTGCCCTCGACGAAGCCGGCCACCACCGCCTCGACCACCTCGTCCAGGGTGAGGTGCTGCTCCAGGTGCTGCTCCGGGGCGAACCGCACCTCGGCGTAGACCACCCCGTCGGCGGCCAGGTCGAGCGCGCACTCCCGGGCCACCCGGCGCAGCGCCGGCGCGGTCTGCATGACGGCGACGGTGTGCGCGAAGGTTTCCAGGTAGCGCTCCAGCGAACCCGAGTTCGCCGCCTCGACGAACCAGCGGCCGAGCGCCTCCGGGTCGGTGGTGGGCAGCTCGTGACCGACCTCGGCGGCGAGCTCGACGACCGTCACCGGCCGCAGGCCGCCGTCGAGATGATCGTGCAGCAGCGCCTTGGGGACCTTGACGATGTCCTCGTATCGGATTGCGACCATGCTCAGACCCTAGTCAGCCCCCGACCGGCCCCGGGACGGGACCGCCGGGCCGGCGCGCCGCCGTGAACCGCACCACCCCGTACGGACATGACAGGGGCAGGGAGGGCGACATGACTGACGACCGAGAGCTCTGGGCCCGGAGCCTCGACGGTGACACCACGGCCTTCGGCACGCTCTTCGAGCGGCACGCGGACGCGGTGTTCGGCTACTGCCTGCGGCGTACGGGGGCGTGGTCGGCCGCGGAGGACCTGGTCTCGGTGGTGTTCCTGGAGGCCTGGCGGCGAAGACGGGCGATGGTGCCGTACGGCGCGAGCGTCCTGCCCTGGCTCTACGGCATCGCGCTGGGCGTCAGCCGCAACCACCACCGGTCGCTGCGGCGGCACCGGGCCGCGCTGGACCGGGTGCCGCCGCCCGAGCCCGCCGCCGACCACGCCGACGCGGTCGTCGAGCGGGTGGACGCCGAGCGACGGGTCGCCGCCGTGCACCGCCACCTCGCCGGGCTCGCCCGCCGGGACCGGGAGGTGGTGGAGGCCTGCGTCTGGCTCGGACAGACCCAGGCCGAGGCCGCCGTCACGCTCGGCATCCCGCTGGGCACCGTCAAGTCCCGCCTGGCCCGGGCGCACCGTCAGCTACGCACCGGCGTGCTCGCCGACCTCGCGATGGAGGACCGACCCGATGGACCACAGCCCGCTCCGCCCGGACCTGCCGCACCTGCCCGCCGAACGGATCCGCGTACGCCGTGACGCGCTGCTGCGGGAGATCGCCCCGGCGCGCCGGCGATCGATGACCCCGGCACGGCGTCGCCTCGCCGTCGTGGCCGTCGGGCTGGCCACACTGGCGGCGGCCGGGACGGCGGCGGTGGTCGCCGGCCGACCCCAGGCGCTCCAGGGGACGGCGGCGCCGCCGTCGGCGAGCGCGTCGGGCTCCGACGGCACCGTCACGGTGACCGTGGCCGACGCCGCCGACCCGACGCGGGTCAACGACGAGCTGCGCCGGATCGGCGCCCGGGCGACGCTGGTCAAGACCCGGCCGGAGGCGGCCTGCCCGCCCGGGGACCGGGGCGCCCAGGTGCGATCGGACCCCTCCGTCATGCTCGGGCCGGACGCCGCCGTGACCTTGACCAGACCCGAGGCCGGGCTGCTGGTGATCCATCCGGACCGGATCCCGGCGGGGCTGATGCTCGCGGTGCATCTGCGCCAGCAGGAGGTGAACGGCAGCTATCTCTCGGGCTGGGCGTTCTATCGGCTGCCCGGGCCCGGCTGTGTGGTCGCCGGGGCGGACCGGTCGTTCGACGAGCCGGCACCGAGCGGGAGCGGCCCCCGCTGACCGGGCTGGTCGACCGGGCCCACGGAAGCGACACGAAGCGCGACCGTGGTCCGGCTCAGGGTCGCCAGCCGTAGACCCGCTCGACGGCCAGTCGGATCACCAGGCGACCGTCGGCGACCATGGCGGCCCGGTACTCCGCCCAGTCGGGGTGCTCGCCCCGGATCCGGCGGTAGACCTCGACCAACTCCTCGACGGTGGCGTCGTCCTCGGTCGCGGCGGGCGGGGTGAGGGTGGCGATCCCCTCGGCCACGGCGTACGCGCCGCCGTCGGGAGTGGTGACGTGGAAGCTGGCCCGGGGGTCGCGGCGCAGGTTGCGCGCCTTGGCGCGGTCGCCGACGGTCGAGCAGCGGATCAGGCCCGGCTCGGCGAGGTAGTCGAGGTTGGACAGCTGGGGCCGGCCGTCGCGGCGCAGCGTCACCAGCACGCCGCGACCCCGCTCACCGAAGAGCTCCCACAATCTGGTTGACATGTCATCAACCTAGGGGCGATGTAGGTGACGTGTCAACCATCCGGCTAGGCTGGCCGCCATGGACGCACCCCGCTGGCTGGACGACCGCGAGGACCGCGCCTGGCGCGGCTACCGCCGGATGCGCCGGCTGCTCGACCTCCAGCTGGCCCGCGACCTGATGCGCGACGCCGGGCTGTCCGAGCCCGACTACGACGTGCTCTCCGACCTCTCCGAGGCGCCGGACGGGCGGCTGCGGCTGGGCGAGCTGGCCGACCGGATGCTCTGGTCGCGCAGCCGCCTCTCCCACCACCTGAGCCGGATGCAGCAGCGCGGGCTGGTCACCCGCGAGGAGTGCGCCACCGACGGCCGTGGCTCGGTGGTGGTGCTCACCG comes from Micromonospora purpureochromogenes and encodes:
- a CDS encoding sensor histidine kinase → MSKRPKTAGSFLSRLRRPAGRLRDMPIWSKLGLIMIVPTIATVVVGTSGLVDHLQTLNNANRAGDLANLVEYSGDLVNSLQDERTSAVLLLGAPKGQPRDQYQEAYNRVNQRVDQAKAPYSQQRLEIDDLPASLETLLDRIDQNLSDLPGTRSQVYNGKLRLSDAVGSYQGLIDQLISVRDSTTQLAGDNDLSDRMRAAAAVAREKEFLSLRRVAGHRVLLQKAYIAPLRDDFIANTQGEELARQTFESVANQSERALYKQTVAGSDLRQAQAYSGFLKSRDSESIAGVEFGTDQWDAAMVANAALIRAVEVKLDGRVVRQADELRSDVQRQLLLETGLLLSMLSLAILFVYLVARSMARSLRDLRQGALSIAQYGLPQAVARLRDPQVSGQLSPAQLANQIAEPLPVRSKDEFGQVTEAFNAVHLEAVRTAAEQAALRSSVATMFVNLARRSQILVDRLIGHLDRLERGEEDPDRLAELFQLDHLATRMRRNDENLLVLAGADSTRVQREPAALIDVLRAAQSEVEHYTRIEFGIIDRDIEVAAHAVNDMVHLIAELFDNATAFSPPDSQVMVEARRIGDRATLYVEDRGIGISREQLGDLNERLATPPQVDVAVSRMMGLVVVARLGSRHGVKVELRPGSDRGTVAEVTMPTSVLVPRALTGRGMPAPALPAATPGPQQFGAAPTFGALPALGNGPAPTPRTGESGNQVTLGGRAFDPAPHNGSPANAGGGRSMPAWSDLTGASAVNGNDGFTSRSTNGQQIDPLPQRRSGDIDPVTGQQPVIPRQLPSSPEARPYSAPPVPPVSAPPLPPVSGAPVSGYPVSGYPVSASPYSGPPVSASPYSAPPASPYSGHPVSAQPYSGQPVSAAPVSAQPASAPPRQSPPSPAAPPAWPPVPNQEQAAPPVPERLAAALDMTTELPRVARPEPTQQTAQPATPPAVRQPTAQPAAPQVRAAQPAPVNRPPTPQETANRQRYADETMELPIFRELESAWFRTSRKPGPEEAAAAARPAANGTATQQMPAVDAAGRSVPNTAPRTTGNAPMANTPMAGGTPRDNGSATNGGGRPGQAEALPNRRPTAPQSAGWQTAADDGWRAAVKASDVPVAATTETGLPKRTPMAQLVPGAVEKPTTSVQRRTPEAVRGLLSAYHRGVQRGRSNPSDSNPTSSEATPGGQQSSQSGSGPAAGSGQKEQEG
- a CDS encoding uridine kinase family protein, with the protein product MEYRHRVVLLAGPSGSGKSYIAHRTGLPVLCLDDFYKDGDDPTLPRQNGQVDWDSPDSWDAGTAVETIARLAQEGKAEVPVYAIGADRRVSTRPFEVAGSPLFVAEGIFAAEIVEECRRRGLLAGAYALRRPRGTTFVRRLTRDLAEQRKAPKVLLRRGVALLRAEPAVLRRQTGLGAEAARARDVLRQVAGLVASHPHH
- a CDS encoding RNA polymerase sigma factor; translation: MTDDRELWARSLDGDTTAFGTLFERHADAVFGYCLRRTGAWSAAEDLVSVVFLEAWRRRRAMVPYGASVLPWLYGIALGVSRNHHRSLRRHRAALDRVPPPEPAADHADAVVERVDAERRVAAVHRHLAGLARRDREVVEACVWLGQTQAEAAVTLGIPLGTVKSRLARAHRQLRTGVLADLAMEDRPDGPQPAPPGPAAPARRTDPRTP
- a CDS encoding adenosine deaminase; translation: MVAIRYEDIVKVPKALLHDHLDGGLRPVTVVELAAEVGHELPTTDPEALGRWFVEAANSGSLERYLETFAHTVAVMQTAPALRRVARECALDLAADGVVYAEVRFAPEQHLEQHLTLDEVVEAVVAGFVEGSEQAAAAGTPIRIGTLLTAMRHAARSQEIAELAVRHRDAGVVGFDIAGAEAGFPPTRHLDAFEYLQRENFHFTIHAGEAFGLPSIWQAIQWCGADRLGHGVRIVDDITSGPPPVLGRLAAYVRDKRIPLELCPSSNVQTGAAASIADHPIGLLRDLRFRVTVNTDNRLMSGTSMSREMALLVDAFGYGWKELQWFTINAMKSAFIPFDERLRIIDEVIKPAYAKLLA
- a CDS encoding MarR family winged helix-turn-helix transcriptional regulator, coding for MDAPRWLDDREDRAWRGYRRMRRLLDLQLARDLMRDAGLSEPDYDVLSDLSEAPDGRLRLGELADRMLWSRSRLSHHLSRMQQRGLVTREECATDGRGSVVVLTAEGRRAIEAAAPGHVAAVRRHLIDLLEPDELAALDRLAHRVVDRLAGTGNARSASGRDPEPLT
- a CDS encoding PPOX class F420-dependent oxidoreductase, which gives rise to MSTRLWELFGERGRGVLVTLRRDGRPQLSNLDYLAEPGLIRCSTVGDRAKARNLRRDPRASFHVTTPDGGAYAVAEGIATLTPPAATEDDATVEELVEVYRRIRGEHPDWAEYRAAMVADGRLVIRLAVERVYGWRP